In one window of Megalops cyprinoides isolate fMegCyp1 chromosome 24, fMegCyp1.pri, whole genome shotgun sequence DNA:
- the LOC118770871 gene encoding high affinity cAMP-specific 3',5'-cyclic phosphodiesterase 7A-like isoform X1: MEVCYQLPVLPLDRQVPKHVLSRRGAISFSSSSSLFRGSDPRKLSQRRGAISYDSSDQTALYIRMLDVRIRSRLGFEPERRSPPYPCVDFRILHSRPDSSGSTSTRNIRRLLSFQRYLHSSPLYRGVPAQNPLHILDDDYTGQAKCMLEKVGSWKFDIFLFDRLTNGNSLITLTFHLINHYGLIQLFQLDMVKLRRFLVMVQEDYHSQNPYHNAVHAADVTQAMYCYLQEPKLSKSLTSCDILLGLLAAATHDLDHPGVNQPFLIKTNHYLAALYNNTSVLENHHWRSAVGLLRESGLLSHLPAEDRLNMEKQLGSLILATDISRQNEYLSQFRTHLNKQDLCLGNAGHRHFVLQMALKCADICNPCRPWDLSKQWSKKVTEEFFHQGDVEKKLRLEVSQLCDRQSDSVANIQIGFMTFVVEPLFAEWARFCDTRLSHTMLDHLEQNRTRWRRVLQEQACSEEEPGRHAKDGARKPLPQGSSES, encoded by the exons AGACGAGGGGCGATCTCCTATGACAGCTCTGACCAGACGGCCCTCTACATTCGCATGCTCG ATGTGAGAATCAGAAGCCGGTTGGGGTTTGAACCAGAGCGCCGCTCGCCTCCCTACCCGTGCGTGGATTTCCGAATTTTGCACT CCCGGCCCGATTCCTCGGGGTCCACATCCACCCGGAACATCCGCAGACTACTGAGTTTCCAGAGGTACCTCCACTCATCCCCCCTCTACAGGGGCGTCCCGGCCCAGAACCCCCTCCACATTCTGGACGATGACTACACCGGCCAGGCAAAG tgcatgctggaaAAGGTTGGCAGCTGGAAGTTtgatatatttctgtttgacagATTAACCAAtg gaaacagtCTGATCACCCTCACCTTCCATCTGATTAACCATTATGGACTGATCCAGCTCTTCCAGTTAGACATGGTGAAACTTCGCAGATTCCTag TCATGGTCCAGGAAGACTACCACAGTCAGAACCCCTACCACAATGCTGTCCACGCTGCGGACGTCACCCAGGCCATGTACTGCTACCTGCAGGAGCCCAAG CTCTCCAAGTCCCTCACTTCCTGCGACATCCTTCTGGGCCTGCTGGCAGCTGCGACACACGACCTGGACCATCCAGGGGTCAACCAGCCTTTCCTCATCAAAACCAACCACTATCTGGCAGCTTTGTACAAT AATACCTCAGTTCTGGAGAACCACCACTGGAGGTCAGCGGTGGGCCTGCTGCGTGAGTCCGGCCTCCTCTCCCACCTGCCAGCAGAGGATAG GCTGAACATGGAGAAGCAGCTGGGCTCTCTGATTCTAGCCACGGACATCAGCAGGCAGAACGAGTACCTGTCACAGTTCAGGACCCACCTGAACAAGCAGGACCTCTGCTTGGGAAACGCGGGCCACCGCCACTTTGTTCTCCAG atGGCGCTGAAGTGCGCGGACATCTGCAACCCCTGCCGGCCCTGGGACCTGAGCAAGCAGTGGAGTAAGAAGGTCACTGAGGAATTCTTCCACCAAG GGGACGTTGAAAAGAAACTCAGACTTGAAGTCAGCcagctgtgtgacagacagtCGGACTCTGTTGCAAATATTCAGATTG GTTTCATGACGTTCGTGGTGGAGCCCCTGTTTGCGGAGTGGGCCCGGTTCTGCGACACGCGGCTGTCCCACACCATGCTGGACCACCTGGAGCAGAACAGGACCCGGTGGAGGCGGGTTCTGCAGGAGCAGGCCTGCAGTGAGGAGGAACCGGGCCGACACGCGAAGGACGGTGCCCGCAAACCGTTACCTCAGGGAAGCTCAGAGTCGTGA
- the LOC118770871 gene encoding high affinity cAMP-specific 3',5'-cyclic phosphodiesterase 7A-like isoform X2, which produces MLDVRIRSRLGFEPERRSPPYPCVDFRILHSRPDSSGSTSTRNIRRLLSFQRYLHSSPLYRGVPAQNPLHILDDDYTGQAKCMLEKVGSWKFDIFLFDRLTNGNSLITLTFHLINHYGLIQLFQLDMVKLRRFLVMVQEDYHSQNPYHNAVHAADVTQAMYCYLQEPKLSKSLTSCDILLGLLAAATHDLDHPGVNQPFLIKTNHYLAALYNNTSVLENHHWRSAVGLLRESGLLSHLPAEDRLNMEKQLGSLILATDISRQNEYLSQFRTHLNKQDLCLGNAGHRHFVLQMALKCADICNPCRPWDLSKQWSKKVTEEFFHQGDVEKKLRLEVSQLCDRQSDSVANIQIGFMTFVVEPLFAEWARFCDTRLSHTMLDHLEQNRTRWRRVLQEQACSEEEPGRHAKDGARKPLPQGSSES; this is translated from the exons ATGCTCG ATGTGAGAATCAGAAGCCGGTTGGGGTTTGAACCAGAGCGCCGCTCGCCTCCCTACCCGTGCGTGGATTTCCGAATTTTGCACT CCCGGCCCGATTCCTCGGGGTCCACATCCACCCGGAACATCCGCAGACTACTGAGTTTCCAGAGGTACCTCCACTCATCCCCCCTCTACAGGGGCGTCCCGGCCCAGAACCCCCTCCACATTCTGGACGATGACTACACCGGCCAGGCAAAG tgcatgctggaaAAGGTTGGCAGCTGGAAGTTtgatatatttctgtttgacagATTAACCAAtg gaaacagtCTGATCACCCTCACCTTCCATCTGATTAACCATTATGGACTGATCCAGCTCTTCCAGTTAGACATGGTGAAACTTCGCAGATTCCTag TCATGGTCCAGGAAGACTACCACAGTCAGAACCCCTACCACAATGCTGTCCACGCTGCGGACGTCACCCAGGCCATGTACTGCTACCTGCAGGAGCCCAAG CTCTCCAAGTCCCTCACTTCCTGCGACATCCTTCTGGGCCTGCTGGCAGCTGCGACACACGACCTGGACCATCCAGGGGTCAACCAGCCTTTCCTCATCAAAACCAACCACTATCTGGCAGCTTTGTACAAT AATACCTCAGTTCTGGAGAACCACCACTGGAGGTCAGCGGTGGGCCTGCTGCGTGAGTCCGGCCTCCTCTCCCACCTGCCAGCAGAGGATAG GCTGAACATGGAGAAGCAGCTGGGCTCTCTGATTCTAGCCACGGACATCAGCAGGCAGAACGAGTACCTGTCACAGTTCAGGACCCACCTGAACAAGCAGGACCTCTGCTTGGGAAACGCGGGCCACCGCCACTTTGTTCTCCAG atGGCGCTGAAGTGCGCGGACATCTGCAACCCCTGCCGGCCCTGGGACCTGAGCAAGCAGTGGAGTAAGAAGGTCACTGAGGAATTCTTCCACCAAG GGGACGTTGAAAAGAAACTCAGACTTGAAGTCAGCcagctgtgtgacagacagtCGGACTCTGTTGCAAATATTCAGATTG GTTTCATGACGTTCGTGGTGGAGCCCCTGTTTGCGGAGTGGGCCCGGTTCTGCGACACGCGGCTGTCCCACACCATGCTGGACCACCTGGAGCAGAACAGGACCCGGTGGAGGCGGGTTCTGCAGGAGCAGGCCTGCAGTGAGGAGGAACCGGGCCGACACGCGAAGGACGGTGCCCGCAAACCGTTACCTCAGGGAAGCTCAGAGTCGTGA